The proteins below come from a single Gordonia sp. X0973 genomic window:
- the rplA gene encoding 50S ribosomal protein L1 — protein sequence MAQRSKAYREAAEKVDKENLYSPLEAAQLAKDTSSKNTDSTVEVAVRLGVDPRKADQLVRGTVNLPHGTGKTARVIVFAAGDKAAEATAAGADEVGAEDLIEKIQGGWLDFDAAIATPDQMAKVGRIARVLGPRGLMPNPKTGTVTTDVTKAVNDIKGGKINFRVDKAANLHFVIGKASFSAEQLAENYGAAYDEIMRAKPSAAKGRYVKKVTVSTTTGPGIPVDPAVTRNFAEAPQA from the coding sequence ATGGCACAACGCAGCAAGGCCTACCGCGAAGCCGCGGAGAAGGTCGACAAGGAGAACCTGTACAGCCCGCTGGAGGCTGCGCAGCTCGCCAAGGACACGTCGTCGAAGAACACCGACTCGACCGTCGAGGTCGCGGTCCGTCTCGGCGTCGACCCCCGCAAGGCCGACCAGCTGGTCCGCGGCACCGTCAACCTGCCGCACGGCACCGGTAAGACCGCCCGCGTCATCGTGTTCGCGGCCGGCGACAAGGCCGCCGAGGCGACCGCCGCCGGAGCCGACGAGGTGGGCGCCGAGGACCTGATCGAGAAGATCCAGGGCGGCTGGCTCGACTTCGACGCCGCGATCGCGACGCCGGACCAGATGGCCAAGGTCGGCCGTATCGCCCGCGTCCTGGGCCCCCGCGGCCTGATGCCGAACCCGAAGACGGGCACCGTCACCACCGACGTGACCAAGGCCGTCAACGACATCAAGGGCGGCAAGATCAACTTCCGCGTCGACAAGGCCGCCAACCTGCACTTCGTGATCGGCAAGGCGTCCTTCAGCGCCGAGCAGCTCGCCGAGAACTACGGCGCCGCGTATGACGAGATCATGCGCGCCAAGCCGTCGGCCGCGAAGGGTCGCTACGTCAAGAAGGTCACCGTCTCCACGACGACGGGCCCGGGCATCCCGGTCGACCCGGCCGTGACCCGCAACTTCGCCGAGGCCCCGCAGGCCTGA
- a CDS encoding MlaD family protein, giving the protein MTSAKRALVYLIIFAVVAIGGGIFVANGIVRPVPGASNEYTGDFTNVAGLRVGNDVRRLGTRVGKVTGVELYRPKDQDTTIARVKFTLARGENVYTDSHLAIRYLNLTGVRYLDLQQKERQGAPLREGSEIGVGSTTPSFDITQVFHGLAPVFQVMKPDDVNRLSEGLVALVEGDGSGFGKTLDSLTQVVGLVDQQNQVIDTLVDNLKSLSATVKGNSQYLDPFITYVQRFGNVLVAKQGELRNYADSTGAAIAALDDLVAAIGFDKNDSPGFNDLVRQVLPLGQSVVDILALTPGILAAVNSVLPPAGTPAAQRCSKGQAQVPANLKVFLRGTQVTLCQR; this is encoded by the coding sequence ATGACCTCGGCCAAACGGGCGCTCGTCTACCTGATCATCTTCGCCGTCGTCGCGATCGGCGGCGGGATCTTCGTCGCCAACGGCATCGTGCGGCCGGTGCCCGGAGCCAGCAACGAGTACACCGGCGACTTCACCAACGTCGCGGGGCTGCGCGTCGGCAACGACGTGCGCCGATTGGGCACCCGCGTGGGCAAGGTGACCGGCGTCGAGCTGTACCGGCCCAAAGACCAGGACACGACGATTGCCCGGGTCAAGTTCACCCTGGCGCGCGGTGAGAACGTCTACACCGATTCGCACCTGGCTATCCGCTACCTGAATCTGACCGGCGTCCGCTATCTCGACCTCCAGCAGAAGGAACGCCAGGGCGCCCCGCTGCGGGAGGGCTCGGAGATCGGCGTCGGGTCGACGACGCCGTCCTTCGACATCACCCAGGTGTTCCACGGACTGGCCCCGGTGTTCCAGGTCATGAAACCCGACGACGTCAACCGGCTCAGCGAGGGGCTGGTGGCGCTGGTCGAGGGCGACGGCTCCGGCTTCGGCAAGACGCTGGATTCGTTGACGCAGGTCGTCGGGCTCGTCGACCAGCAGAACCAGGTGATCGACACCCTCGTCGACAACCTCAAGTCGCTCTCGGCGACGGTCAAGGGCAACTCGCAGTACCTGGATCCGTTCATCACCTACGTGCAGCGCTTCGGCAACGTGCTCGTCGCCAAGCAGGGCGAGCTGCGCAACTACGCCGACTCGACCGGTGCGGCGATCGCGGCCCTCGACGACCTGGTCGCCGCGATCGGCTTCGACAAGAACGACTCACCCGGATTCAACGACCTGGTGCGGCAAGTCCTGCCGCTCGGCCAGTCCGTCGTCGACATCCTGGCCCTGACGCCCGGGATCCTCGCCGCGGTGAACTCGGTGCTCCCGCCCGCCGGCACCCCCGCCGCGCAACGGTGCTCCAAGGGACAGGCACAGGTACCGGCCAATCTGAAGGTCTTCCTCCGTGGAACGCAGGTGACACTGTGTCAGAGGTGA
- a CDS encoding fused (3R)-hydroxyacyl-ACP dehydratase subunits HadA/HadB has protein sequence MFSGSDPNAEPTPNLSPDEIAERNAALVGFHYTVDDYYEVGREEVRKHAMAVQDAHPSHWSEAAAREYGSETLIAAPTFVSVFGITAQRYLFEHVVTGYDLWQVMQTDQRLIYHQPMKVGDQLICDVSLESFRHMSSPETLDMLVSKNVIWNQHGEPVMTTYTSLVARTGVEVDPALVDSLDHVMMKVAAYGDPGKTVDRPAADKDQPDPTESPRAGKAIDFDTLTVGQELEPKSFLLTRGNLVNYAGVVGDPNPIHYSDEIVQAAGLDGVVAHGMQTMGLGATYVTEFIGDPSAFCEYNVRFTSPVYVPADDYTSVDFTAKVKSLDPETRKGTIALVGKQGDRKIFGRATIVVQFN, from the coding sequence GTGTTTTCCGGATCCGATCCCAACGCCGAACCCACTCCGAACCTGTCGCCCGACGAGATCGCCGAGCGCAACGCCGCCCTCGTCGGATTCCACTACACGGTCGACGACTACTACGAGGTCGGGCGCGAAGAGGTCCGCAAGCACGCGATGGCGGTGCAGGACGCGCACCCGTCGCACTGGAGCGAGGCGGCCGCCCGCGAATACGGCTCGGAGACCCTGATCGCCGCCCCGACCTTCGTCTCGGTCTTCGGCATCACCGCGCAGCGCTATCTGTTCGAGCACGTCGTCACCGGCTACGACCTGTGGCAGGTCATGCAGACCGATCAGCGCCTGATCTACCACCAGCCGATGAAGGTCGGCGACCAGCTCATCTGCGACGTCTCGCTGGAATCCTTCCGCCACATGTCCAGCCCCGAGACCCTCGACATGCTGGTCAGCAAGAACGTCATCTGGAATCAGCACGGCGAACCGGTTATGACGACCTACACCTCGCTCGTCGCGCGGACCGGCGTCGAGGTCGATCCCGCGCTGGTCGACTCGCTCGACCACGTGATGATGAAGGTTGCCGCCTACGGCGATCCCGGCAAGACCGTCGACCGTCCGGCTGCGGACAAGGACCAGCCCGATCCCACCGAGTCGCCGCGCGCGGGTAAGGCGATCGACTTCGACACGCTGACCGTCGGGCAGGAGTTGGAGCCGAAGTCCTTCCTGCTGACCCGCGGCAACCTGGTCAACTACGCCGGCGTCGTCGGGGATCCCAACCCGATCCACTACTCCGACGAGATCGTCCAGGCGGCCGGGCTCGACGGCGTCGTCGCCCACGGGATGCAGACGATGGGCCTCGGCGCGACCTATGTCACCGAGTTCATCGGCGACCCGTCCGCCTTCTGCGAGTACAACGTGCGGTTCACCAGCCCGGTGTACGTGCCGGCCGACGACTACACGTCGGTGGACTTCACGGCGAAGGTGAAGTCGCTGGACCCCGAGACCCGCAAGGGCACGATCGCGCTCGTCGGCAAACAGGGCGATCGCAAGATCTTCGGACGCGCCACCATCGTCGTCCAGTTCAACTGA
- a CDS encoding MlaE family ABC transporter permease codes for MGVPAAYRPRGAAWLYRAYDGLIQALGNIGHFLSFAYYAVRYAPQAMWKFRGQTIRTVTDLAWGRGAIIVGGGTALVMAVLGLAAGATVAIVAHGTLSMLDLGPVSGGVASYAITREFAPLLAALGFAVQAGCRMTAEIGSMRISEEIDALEVVGVHSIGFVVSTRSAPASSPSWPSTCS; via the coding sequence ATGGGGGTTCCCGCCGCGTATCGGCCGCGGGGTGCCGCGTGGCTCTACCGGGCCTACGACGGACTCATCCAGGCACTCGGCAACATCGGCCACTTCCTCTCCTTCGCCTACTACGCCGTCCGCTACGCCCCGCAGGCGATGTGGAAGTTCCGCGGACAGACGATCCGCACGGTGACCGACCTCGCGTGGGGGCGCGGCGCGATCATCGTCGGCGGCGGCACCGCACTGGTGATGGCGGTGCTCGGCCTCGCCGCCGGCGCCACCGTCGCGATCGTCGCCCACGGCACGCTCAGCATGCTCGACCTCGGACCGGTATCGGGCGGCGTCGCGTCCTATGCCATCACGCGCGAGTTCGCACCGCTGCTCGCCGCCCTCGGGTTCGCCGTGCAGGCCGGTTGCCGCATGACCGCGGAGATCGGTTCCATGCGGATCAGCGAGGAGATCGACGCCCTCGAGGTCGTCGGCGTCCACTCGATCGGCTTCGTCGTCTCGACGCGATCCGCGCCAGCCTCGTCGCCATCGTGGCCCTCGACCTGCTCCTGA
- the rpmG gene encoding 50S ribosomal protein L33, producing the protein MASSTDVRPKITLACEVCKHRNYITKKNRRNDPDRLEIKKFCPNCGTHQAHKESR; encoded by the coding sequence GTGGCCTCCTCGACAGACGTTCGCCCCAAGATCACCTTGGCGTGCGAGGTGTGCAAGCACCGCAACTACATCACCAAGAAGAACCGTCGGAACGATCCCGACCGCCTGGAGATCAAGAAGTTCTGCCCCAACTGCGGGACGCACCAGGCGCACAAGGAATCGCGCTGA
- the rplK gene encoding 50S ribosomal protein L11: MPPKKKKIAGIIKLQIQAGQANPAPPVGPALGQHSVNIMEFCKAYNAATENQRGNVVPVEIFVYEDRSFDFKLKTPPAAKLLLKAAGLQKGSGEPHVNKVGKVTMDQVREIAKTKAEDLNANDIDQAAKIIAGTARSMGITVEG; this comes from the coding sequence ATGCCTCCCAAGAAGAAGAAGATCGCCGGGATCATCAAGCTCCAGATCCAGGCGGGCCAGGCCAATCCGGCCCCGCCGGTGGGTCCGGCGCTGGGTCAGCACAGCGTGAACATCATGGAGTTCTGCAAGGCCTACAACGCGGCGACTGAGAATCAGCGCGGCAATGTGGTGCCGGTCGAGATCTTCGTGTACGAAGACCGCTCGTTCGACTTCAAGCTGAAGACCCCGCCCGCGGCCAAGCTGCTACTCAAGGCGGCCGGCTTGCAGAAGGGCTCCGGCGAGCCGCACGTCAACAAGGTCGGCAAGGTGACCATGGACCAGGTCCGTGAGATCGCCAAGACCAAGGCCGAGGATCTCAACGCCAACGACATCGATCAGGCAGCGAAGATCATCGCCGGTACCGCCCGCTCCATGGGCATCACCGTCGAAGGCTGA
- a CDS encoding YajQ family cyclic di-GMP-binding protein, protein MADSSFDVVSKIDRQEVDNALNQAAKELSQRYDFRGTNSTIEWSGDEGIVITSDAEERAQAALGVFQEKLIRRDISLKAFDAGDPAASGKTFKISGTLKQGIDSEHAKKITKIIRDEGPKGVKAQIQGEEVRVSSKKRDDLQAVIALLKGSDLDIALQFVNYR, encoded by the coding sequence ATGGCAGATTCATCGTTCGACGTGGTCAGCAAGATCGATCGGCAAGAGGTCGACAACGCGCTCAACCAGGCCGCCAAGGAGCTCTCGCAGCGCTACGACTTCCGCGGCACCAACTCGACCATCGAGTGGTCCGGCGACGAGGGCATCGTCATCACCTCCGACGCGGAGGAACGCGCCCAGGCCGCGCTCGGTGTCTTCCAGGAGAAGCTGATCCGGCGCGACATCTCACTCAAGGCCTTCGACGCCGGCGACCCCGCCGCATCGGGCAAGACCTTCAAGATCTCCGGCACCCTCAAGCAGGGGATCGACTCCGAGCACGCGAAGAAGATCACCAAGATCATCCGCGACGAAGGACCCAAGGGCGTCAAGGCCCAGATCCAGGGGGAAGAGGTGCGCGTCTCGAGCAAGAAGCGCGACGACCTGCAGGCCGTCATCGCCCTGCTCAAGGGCTCCGACCTCGACATCGCCCTGCAGTTCGTCAACTACCGCTGA
- the secE gene encoding preprotein translocase subunit SecE, which translates to MSKRDRAAQAKAKADDAVEGVADAAVDTLDDAELRPTGKRAGSSRRTERAAKSSASEAAGGRNPFVAVWTFLKQVVSEMKKVIWPTRRETIIYTSIVLVFIIVFTAFIFGLDYGFAKLILLVFGSSDAASTTPTP; encoded by the coding sequence TTGAGCAAGCGCGATCGAGCTGCCCAGGCCAAGGCGAAGGCCGACGACGCCGTCGAGGGCGTGGCTGATGCTGCCGTCGACACGCTCGACGACGCCGAGCTCCGGCCGACCGGCAAGCGTGCGGGCTCGTCCCGGCGCACCGAGCGTGCGGCGAAGTCCTCCGCATCCGAGGCTGCTGGCGGGCGCAATCCGTTCGTCGCGGTGTGGACGTTCCTGAAGCAGGTCGTCTCCGAGATGAAGAAGGTGATCTGGCCGACTCGGCGCGAGACGATCATCTACACGAGCATCGTCCTCGTCTTCATCATCGTGTTCACCGCGTTCATCTTCGGACTCGACTACGGCTTCGCGAAGTTGATCCTGCTGGTCTTCGGCAGTTCCGACGCCGCGTCGACGACGCCCACCCCCTAG
- a CDS encoding acyl-CoA dehydrogenase family protein, whose product MTIPAFTDRGNEYRDRLLEFMAERVYPAESTYHEQMAAADSPHFQPPILDDLKAQAKAQGLWNLFHPYPEWGPGLSNLDYAPLAEIMGRSEFAPEVFNCNAPDTGNMEVLTLFGTDEHKKRWLEPLLAGEIRSAFAMTEPAVASSDATNIELSMRRDGDSYLLNGRKWFASNAMHPNCRVLIVMGKTDPEAATHRQQSMMVVPIDAPGVTVVRNLPVFGYQDREGHAEITFTDVRVPVEDVLAGEGEGFAIAQARLGPGRIHHCMRTVGMAERALELMCRRANERVTFGKPLAARGNIQDWIAESRIEIEMVRLLTLKAAHMMDTVGNKAAQTEIAAIKVAAPKMALKLLDRAIQVHGGAGVTDDFPLASAYAHLRTLRLADGPDEVHKRSIARWELRRHASG is encoded by the coding sequence GTGACGATCCCCGCCTTCACCGACCGCGGCAACGAATACCGCGACCGGCTCCTGGAGTTCATGGCGGAACGCGTCTACCCGGCCGAGTCGACCTACCACGAGCAGATGGCCGCCGCCGACAGCCCGCACTTCCAGCCGCCGATCCTCGACGACCTGAAGGCGCAGGCGAAAGCGCAGGGTCTGTGGAACCTCTTCCACCCGTACCCCGAGTGGGGGCCGGGCCTGTCCAATCTCGACTACGCGCCGCTCGCCGAGATCATGGGCCGCAGTGAGTTCGCCCCGGAGGTGTTCAACTGCAATGCCCCCGACACCGGCAACATGGAGGTGCTGACCCTGTTCGGCACCGACGAGCACAAGAAGCGGTGGCTGGAGCCGCTGCTGGCCGGGGAGATCCGCTCGGCCTTCGCGATGACCGAGCCGGCCGTCGCCAGCTCCGACGCCACCAACATCGAGTTGTCGATGCGCCGCGACGGGGATTCCTACCTCCTCAACGGCCGGAAGTGGTTCGCCTCCAACGCGATGCACCCCAACTGTCGGGTGCTGATCGTGATGGGCAAGACCGATCCGGAGGCCGCCACGCACCGACAACAGTCGATGATGGTGGTGCCGATCGACGCGCCGGGTGTGACCGTGGTGCGCAACCTGCCCGTCTTCGGCTATCAGGACCGCGAGGGCCATGCCGAGATCACCTTCACCGACGTACGCGTCCCGGTCGAGGACGTCCTCGCCGGCGAGGGGGAGGGGTTTGCGATCGCCCAGGCCCGGCTCGGCCCGGGGCGGATCCACCACTGCATGCGGACCGTGGGGATGGCCGAACGGGCACTGGAGCTGATGTGCCGTCGGGCCAACGAGCGCGTCACCTTCGGCAAACCGTTGGCCGCGCGGGGAAACATCCAGGATTGGATTGCCGAGTCGCGCATCGAGATCGAGATGGTCCGGCTGCTCACACTCAAGGCCGCCCACATGATGGACACGGTCGGCAACAAGGCGGCGCAGACCGAGATCGCGGCGATCAAGGTGGCGGCGCCGAAAATGGCCCTCAAGCTGCTCGATCGGGCGATCCAGGTCCACGGCGGCGCCGGTGTCACCGACGACTTCCCGCTGGCTTCGGCCTATGCGCACCTGCGGACGCTGCGCCTGGCCGACGGTCCCGACGAGGTCCACAAGCGCTCCATCGCCCGCTGGGAACTGCGGCGCCACGCCTCGGGGTAG
- a CDS encoding SDR family oxidoreductase, giving the protein MDIDGRVAIVTGGANGIGAALTSELVRRGARVVVADLDPGATEAAAASLPDGSAVAVAGDTSDPQVIAAQIAAAQDAFGPVDLYFANAGIGTGAGLDATDAEWTASIDVNLLAHVRAAQALVPGWVERGSGYFVATASAAGLLSQIGSATYSTTKHAAVGFAEWLSITFGDDGVGVSCVCPMGVDTALLRPERAVSDDEALMLATVESAGAVLTPEAVAAVVLDAVEQGRFLVLPHPEVLDMYRGKGADYDRWLAGMRRMQRGVRSALAADD; this is encoded by the coding sequence GTGGACATCGACGGACGGGTGGCTATCGTCACCGGCGGCGCGAACGGCATCGGCGCGGCCCTGACCTCCGAGCTGGTCCGACGCGGAGCCCGCGTCGTGGTCGCCGACCTCGATCCCGGCGCGACCGAGGCCGCCGCGGCCTCCCTGCCGGACGGCTCGGCGGTGGCGGTGGCGGGCGATACCAGCGACCCGCAGGTGATCGCGGCGCAGATCGCGGCCGCCCAAGATGCCTTCGGCCCGGTCGACCTGTATTTCGCGAATGCGGGCATCGGCACCGGTGCCGGATTGGACGCCACCGACGCGGAGTGGACCGCCTCGATCGACGTGAACCTGTTGGCCCACGTCCGGGCCGCGCAAGCGCTCGTCCCGGGCTGGGTGGAGCGCGGCAGCGGCTACTTCGTCGCCACCGCCTCGGCCGCCGGGCTGCTCTCGCAGATCGGGTCGGCCACCTATTCCACGACCAAGCATGCCGCCGTCGGCTTCGCCGAATGGCTCTCGATCACCTTCGGCGACGACGGGGTGGGCGTCAGTTGCGTCTGCCCGATGGGCGTCGACACCGCATTGCTGCGCCCGGAACGCGCGGTGAGCGACGACGAGGCGCTCATGCTGGCCACCGTGGAATCCGCCGGCGCCGTCCTGACCCCCGAGGCGGTGGCCGCCGTCGTGCTCGATGCCGTGGAGCAGGGCAGGTTCCTGGTCCTCCCGCATCCGGAGGTACTGGACATGTACCGCGGCAAGGGGGCCGACTACGACCGCTGGTTGGCGGGGATGCGCCGCATGCAGCGCGGCGTGCGCTCGGCCCTCGCCGCCGACGACTGA
- a CDS encoding MlaD family protein, with product MTEPEVGQAEATHAVAKPRSKWSPREFLRRLSDKPAMTNAQRERGEMRWGIGGAVFLVVLGLIAAGIYVFTPGQSRFTAEFDEAGQIKPGDSVRVAGVPVGTVKKITLAGDHVDVEMSVSRGVFIGDASRADAKMLTVVGGNFIDITSTGDKPLSGKLTKENTSVPYSLTKTFSLATPKLEKIDLKPLGNLLVDVHDGFEAHPGALRKNLEAMSGMLANLNSRQDDFGSMLAMASEYTERLDVDGNTLTALGRQLAGFLTEFETYGARFGYFLGRLADLLERAKGILLEYDTTIDPLVRQVDAIGRQFGPLLTRYEPMIKQGRDLIKRLEGMVGPDGSINVDHSNLVLSTDYCLPMPGVKC from the coding sequence GTGACCGAGCCGGAGGTCGGCCAGGCGGAGGCGACGCACGCGGTGGCGAAGCCGCGCAGCAAATGGTCGCCGCGCGAGTTTCTGCGCCGGCTGTCCGACAAACCGGCGATGACCAACGCCCAGCGCGAGCGCGGTGAGATGCGCTGGGGTATCGGCGGCGCCGTCTTCCTCGTCGTGCTGGGCCTCATCGCCGCCGGGATCTACGTCTTCACGCCGGGGCAATCGCGGTTCACCGCCGAGTTCGACGAGGCCGGTCAGATCAAGCCGGGCGACAGCGTCCGCGTCGCCGGGGTGCCCGTCGGCACCGTCAAGAAGATCACTCTCGCCGGCGACCACGTCGACGTCGAGATGTCCGTCAGCCGCGGCGTGTTCATCGGTGACGCATCGCGGGCCGACGCGAAGATGCTGACCGTCGTCGGCGGCAACTTCATCGACATCACCTCCACCGGGGACAAGCCGTTGAGCGGCAAGCTCACGAAGGAGAACACCTCGGTGCCGTATTCGCTGACGAAGACGTTCTCGTTGGCGACGCCGAAACTGGAGAAGATCGACCTCAAACCGCTGGGCAACCTTCTCGTCGACGTACACGACGGCTTCGAGGCGCATCCGGGCGCGCTGCGGAAGAACCTCGAGGCGATGTCGGGGATGCTGGCCAACCTCAATAGCCGGCAGGACGACTTCGGCTCGATGCTCGCGATGGCCTCGGAATACACCGAGCGGCTGGACGTCGACGGCAACACGCTCACCGCGCTCGGGCGCCAGCTCGCCGGATTCCTCACCGAGTTCGAGACCTACGGCGCGCGGTTCGGCTACTTCCTCGGCCGGCTGGCCGATCTCCTCGAACGGGCCAAGGGCATCCTCCTGGAGTACGACACGACGATCGACCCGCTGGTGCGCCAGGTCGACGCGATCGGACGGCAATTCGGCCCGCTCCTGACCCGTTACGAGCCGATGATCAAGCAGGGCCGCGACCTCATCAAGCGGCTGGAGGGCATGGTCGGGCCGGACGGCTCCATCAACGTCGACCACTCCAACCTGGTGTTGTCCACCGACTACTGCCTTCCGATGCCGGGGGTGAAGTGCTGA
- a CDS encoding TIGR04338 family metallohydrolase produces the protein MSDRRDAERAAVYAAESMVLRLFDEVGPSRSAVIGGTAITLPVEARFASLPSIEDYVRRVLAMPAVVDEFPRAGVPVRVRSRRGAAAATYERGSGDGAAPGVIAIPVGVRGSGWALRELVVLHELAHHLDGSGGPPHGRVFRATLASLAATVLGPEVGLCYRILFGENGL, from the coding sequence GTGAGCGACCGTCGCGACGCCGAGCGCGCCGCGGTGTACGCCGCCGAGTCGATGGTCCTGCGCCTCTTCGACGAGGTCGGCCCCTCCCGGTCCGCGGTCATCGGCGGGACGGCCATCACCCTGCCGGTCGAGGCCAGGTTCGCCTCCCTGCCGTCGATCGAGGACTACGTGCGGCGGGTGCTCGCCATGCCCGCCGTCGTCGACGAATTCCCGCGCGCCGGTGTCCCGGTGCGGGTCCGGTCGCGGCGCGGGGCGGCCGCCGCGACCTATGAGCGCGGGTCGGGTGACGGTGCCGCCCCGGGGGTGATCGCCATCCCGGTTGGCGTCCGCGGCTCCGGATGGGCGCTGCGCGAACTGGTGGTGCTGCATGAGCTGGCCCACCACCTGGACGGGTCCGGCGGTCCGCCGCACGGTCGTGTCTTCCGCGCGACCCTCGCATCGTTGGCGGCGACGGTGCTCGGCCCGGAAGTGGGCCTGTGCTACCGAATTCTGTTCGGGGAGAACGGACTATGA
- the nusG gene encoding transcription termination/antitermination protein NusG: MTTPENEIESTEDTASAVEAATETVADEAVVAEGAEQAAVTDVDVEDGESAPAADEAPADDVAAADETPVDETPADEAATEEAAEEDPAEAMRRQLRFAPGEWYVIHSYAGYENKVKANLETRVQNLDLEEYIFQVEVPTEEVTEIKNGQPKKVNRKVLPGYILVRMDLNDESWGAVRNTPGVTGFVGLTSRPSPLTLDEVLKFLLPRTEPKKAASTKGGADVAAAAAAVTAPIEVDFEVGESVTVMDGPFATLPASISEVNAEQRKVKVLVSIFGRETPVELGFNQVEKI; encoded by the coding sequence GTGACCACCCCCGAGAACGAGATCGAATCAACCGAGGACACCGCCTCGGCGGTGGAGGCTGCCACGGAGACCGTTGCCGACGAGGCCGTCGTCGCGGAGGGTGCCGAGCAGGCTGCCGTGACCGACGTCGACGTCGAGGACGGCGAGTCCGCTCCCGCCGCCGACGAAGCACCGGCCGACGATGTTGCCGCTGCCGACGAGACCCCGGTTGACGAAACCCCGGCCGACGAGGCCGCGACGGAAGAGGCCGCCGAGGAGGATCCGGCCGAGGCGATGCGCCGCCAGCTGCGGTTCGCCCCCGGCGAGTGGTACGTGATCCACTCCTACGCCGGCTACGAGAACAAGGTGAAGGCCAACCTCGAGACCCGTGTGCAGAACCTGGACCTGGAGGAGTACATCTTCCAGGTGGAGGTGCCCACCGAAGAGGTCACCGAGATCAAGAACGGCCAGCCCAAGAAGGTCAACCGCAAGGTGCTGCCGGGTTACATCCTGGTGCGCATGGACCTCAACGACGAGTCCTGGGGCGCGGTGCGCAACACCCCCGGCGTCACCGGCTTCGTCGGCCTGACGTCGCGGCCGTCGCCGTTGACCCTCGACGAGGTGCTGAAGTTCCTGCTTCCGCGCACCGAGCCGAAGAAGGCCGCCTCCACCAAGGGTGGCGCCGACGTCGCCGCCGCGGCGGCCGCCGTTACCGCGCCGATCGAGGTCGACTTCGAGGTCGGCGAGTCGGTCACCGTCATGGACGGCCCGTTCGCGACCCTGCCCGCGTCGATCAGCGAGGTCAACGCCGAGCAGCGCAAGGTCAAGGTGCTCGTGTCGATCTTCGGCCGCGAGACCCCCGTCGAACTCGGTTTCAACCAGGTCGAAAAGATTTAG
- a CDS encoding DUF2786 domain-containing protein produces MRDDKTLSRIAALLRQAEGTDNEHEAQTFMAAAQRMATAAAIDLAVARAHDPAAAQRTTPTARQITIGEAGKRGLRTYVQLFVAIARANEVTVDVAHNSTFVLAYGFDTDIDTTEALYTSLLIQMVAASDAYLKSGAYKGERAARVVRRGKGWTSRRVVEHSALSPITARLNFQAAFAERVGVRLGEARDEARAQATGAETEDGPTSTAVALRHKEVEVATFYAEKSTARGSWRAARAEAGYSDAARRAGDRAGRRARFGEQGRFGAPRGAIEK; encoded by the coding sequence ATGCGCGACGACAAGACGCTCTCCCGGATCGCGGCACTCCTGCGCCAAGCCGAGGGCACCGACAACGAGCACGAGGCGCAGACCTTCATGGCCGCCGCCCAGCGGATGGCCACCGCCGCAGCCATCGACCTGGCCGTCGCGCGCGCCCACGACCCGGCCGCGGCGCAGCGCACCACGCCGACGGCCAGGCAGATCACCATCGGCGAGGCGGGCAAGCGGGGGCTGCGCACCTACGTCCAACTCTTCGTCGCGATCGCGCGGGCCAACGAGGTCACCGTCGACGTGGCGCACAATTCCACCTTCGTCCTCGCCTACGGCTTCGACACCGACATCGACACGACCGAGGCGCTCTACACGTCGCTGCTCATCCAGATGGTCGCCGCGAGCGACGCCTACCTGAAATCCGGGGCGTACAAGGGGGAGCGCGCCGCGCGGGTGGTCCGGCGCGGCAAGGGCTGGACGTCGCGACGCGTCGTCGAACACTCCGCGCTGTCGCCGATCACCGCCCGGCTGAACTTCCAGGCCGCCTTCGCCGAACGCGTCGGGGTGCGGCTGGGGGAGGCGCGCGACGAGGCCCGCGCCCAGGCGACCGGCGCCGAAACCGAGGACGGGCCCACGTCGACCGCGGTCGCCCTGCGGCACAAGGAGGTCGAGGTCGCGACCTTCTACGCGGAGAAATCCACCGCGCGGGGCAGTTGGCGGGCGGCGCGGGCCGAGGCCGGCTATTCCGACGCCGCGCGGCGGGCGGGGGACCGGGCCGGACGTCGGGCCCGATTCGGCGAGCAGGGCCGCTTCGGCGCACCGCGCGGCGCGATCGAGAAGTGA